GGCGTTGCCATTTTGCTTGGCAGCCTTGGCGCGCTCGTCCTGCCACTGCTCGTACTCGTGGTAGGTACCGGGGTATTCTTTGAGCTGATAATCCTCGATGTACCAGATTTTAGTGGCCACGTGCTCCACGAAATAGCGGTCGTGGCTAATCACGATGAACGTGCCCTCGTACTGCTCCAAAGCTTGGATAAGGATATTCACCGACTGCATATCCAGGTGGTTGGTCGGTTCGTCGAGCAGCAGGAAGTTGGCTTCTGAAATTAGGGTTTTGGCCAGCGCCACGCGGCTTTTCTCGCCGCCGCTCAGCACCTTAATTTTCTTGTACACGTCGTCGCCCGTGAACAGGAACGAGCCTAGCACGCCGCGCAATTCCATCTCGTTGCGCTTCGAGCCGGCCTCGTTCATCTCCTGAATAATCTCGTTATCGATGGTCAGGCTTTCGAGCTGGTGCTGCGCGTAGAAGGCCATAATCACGTTGTGGCCCAGCTGGTGCCGGCCGGCGGTGGGCGTTTCGGCGCCGGCCACCAAGCGCATCAGCGTCGATTTGCCCTTGCCGTTGGCGCCGATGAGCGCGATTTTATCGCCCCGCTCGATGTGCACGTGCGTGTCGCGGAAGATGAGCTTGTCGCCGTAGCTTTTGCCCACGTGCTCCATGCGCAGGATGTGGCGGCCGGGCTGCTGCGAGAACGTAAACTTGAAGTTCACCTTGGCCGCGTCGGGCGCTACGGCCTCGATGCGCTCCAGCTTATCCAACGCCTTCACGCGGCTTTGGGCCTGCTTGGCCTTGCTGGCGCTAGCCTTAAAGCGCTCGATAAAGCGCTCGGCCTGCTTGATGGCCGCCTGCTGGTTGTCGTAGGCACCCTGCTGAATCTCGGTGCGCAACACCTTCTCTTCCTGATAGAACGAGTAGTTGCCGGCGTAGGGGTGCAGCTTGCCGCCGCTCACTTCCACGGTGGTGTTGGTGGTGCCATCCAGGAATTCGCGGTCGTGGCTCACGATAATCACTGCGCCTTCGTAGCCAGCCAGGTAGTTCTCAATCCACTTAATGGAGGGCAGGTCCAGGTGGTTGGTGGGCTCGTCGAGCAGCAGCAGCGAGGGCTGTTGCAGCAGGATTTTGGCTAGCATTACGCGCATGCGCCAGCCGCCCGAGAAGGTTTTGAGCGGCTTCTGCAAGTCTTCGGTCGAGAAACCCAAGCCTTCGAGAATCTCCTCGGCCTTCGACTGCATGGTATAGCCGCCCAGCGCCTCGAAGCGCTCTTGCAGGTTGGCTAGCTTATCGACGAGGTCGTCGGTGTAATCGGTCTCGAACTTGAGCAGGATATCGTCGATTTTCTTTTGCAATTCCAGCGCCTCAGCGAAGGCCTGCATGGCCACCGTGAGGATGGACTCGTGCGAGTCGTAGCTCAGCAAGTCCTGATTTAAAAAGCCCAGGCTCACTTCTTTACTCATCGAGATAGAACCGCCGTCGGGCTTGTACTCGCCCACTAGCAGGCGCAGCAAGGTCGATTTGCCGGTGCCGTTGAGGCCCACCAGGCCGATTTTATCTTTGGGCTTGATGTGCAGGCTGGCCCCGTCGTAGAGCGTGCGCGAGCCGAAATGAAAGTCGAGGTCAGAAATGGAAATCATGGCGGGGCCGGCAGCGGCCGCTAAAAGCGAAGTAAGATGTAGGGCGTGGGGAAGGGCGCAAATCAGCCACCGGCCCGCGCACTAGCGGCAGGGCAAAGGTACGGCCCAAGCGGGTGCCGGGAGCACTACCTAACAGCCGAAGACCGGCCGGGTGTTCGCGCGCGGCCCGAAAAATGCGCGCTACCCGGCCCCGGCGCGTTGCGGCGGCCGGCCCCACCTTTGCACCATGCCGCACGCTACCAGCTCCGAAACCCTCCTGCTCATCGACGACGAAAGCCACCTGCGCGGCATCACGGCGCGGCTGCTGGAGCTGGAAGGCTACGCCGTGCTCCAGGCTCCCGACGCCTACCGGGGCCTGGCGCTGCTCCGGGACTACGCCGATGATATAGTGCTAATACTATGCGATGTGAAGCTGCCCGACGCCCACGGCGTGGAGCTGCTGCCGCGCTTCCGCCAGCAGGCGCCCCTGGCCGAGGTGGTGCTGCTCACGGCCTACGGCACCGTGCCCGACAGCGTGCGCGCCATGAAGGCCGGCGCCTTCGACTACCTCACCAAGGGCGACTCGGACGACCAGCTGGTGGTGGTGGTGGCCCGCGCCGTGGCCAAGGCCCGCCTCCAGCGCCGGGTGGCCGAGCTGGAAAAGCAGGTGGGCCAGCGCCACACGTTTGAGACGATAATCGGCCACGCGCCGGCCCTGGAAGCGGCCAAGCACCTGGCCCGGCAGGTGGCGCCCACCGAGGCCACGGTGCTGCTCGAAGGCCCCACCGGCGCGGGCAAGGAGCTGTTTGCCCAGGCCATTCACCGGGCCAGCGGGCGCGCCACCAAGCCGTTCGTGGCCGTCAACTGCTCGGCCTTCGCCAAGGATTTGCTTGAATCCGAATTGTTTGGCTACAAGAAAGGGGCCTTCACCGGGGCAGTAGCCGATAAGAAGGGCCTGATTGAGGAAGCCAGCGGCGGCACGTTGTTTCTGGACGAAATCGGCGAGTTGGAGCTGAGCCTGCAAGCCAAGCTGCTGCGCGTGCTCGAAAGCCAGGAGTACATCAAGGTGGGCGACACGCGGCCCACCCGTGCCAACGTGCGCCTCATCGCGGCCACCAACCGCAACCTGCGCCAGGAAGCCGCCGAGGGGCACTTTCGGGCCGATTTGTACTACCGCCTGTCCGTATTCGTGGTGCCGGTGCCGTCGCTGGCGGCCCGCCGCACCGACGTGCCGATGCTGGCGGCGTTCTACCTCAGCCATTTTGCCGCCCGGCTGCGCCGCCCGCCGCTGGCCCTCAGCGCCGAGGCGCTGGCCGCCCTGCACGCCTACCCCTGGCCCGGCAACGTGCGCGAGCTGCGCAACGTGCTGGAGCGCGCCGCCATCCTCACGCCGCCCGGCCAGGCGGTGGAGGTGGCCGGCCTGCCCCTCGAAGTGCAGCTGGCCGCCGCGCCCGGCCCCGCCAGCCTGGCCACCGAGGACGAGCGCAGCCTGCGCAACGCCGAGCGGCAGCACATCCGGCGCATCTTACTGGAAGTCAACGGCAACAAGGCCGAGGCGGCGCGGGTGCTGGGCATCGCGCACACCACCTTATACCGCAAGATTCAGGAGTACGGGCTGTAGACCCTAGCGGCGCGTGGCGGGCATTGGCAAATCGCCGTTGAGCTCGCCGTGGGCGGCCCAGCGGTCGTAGGCCGCCACCGAGAGGTGCTCGGCCATGAAGGGGCGCATGGCGTAGCCCCGGCATTCGAGGCAGTAGCGCAGAAAATCGGGCTCCGACTGGCTAGTGGTGAAGCCGCGGGCCAGCACGTCGGCCTGGCGGGCGGCGGGCAAGGTGCCCAGCCAGTCGTAGAAGTCGGTGGCCGTGAGGGGAAAGTCGCTGGTTTGAGCGTAATATGCCTGGGCGGCGTGGGTTATTTCGGTGCACAAATCGGACATAAGACAAACGCCCCGGCTAGGGTAGGGGCCGCGCGCACCCCTGCCAACGCGAGGCCAATCGCCTTAAAACCCGCCGGACAGCCCGCCAGCGGCCTTTGGTGGCCGGCGCCACCCTAGCACTTTGCACAAGGCCCTAGCAAAACGCTAGGCCCGGCTGGGCCGCCGGCATAAGCATTGCCAAAGCTAAGCGCCTGTTCAAAAAGATTTTGGGGAAGATGCGACGCCGGCCTAAGCGCCTTGGTACCGGGCTTGCTGCCGCCGGGGCTAGCCAGCTGCTGGCCGCTACTTAATCCCTACGCCTACGACTCCCCGCGAAACGGCCGACCTGCTCACGGCCGAATTTCCGGAGCTGGCCGCCAACCTGCATTCGCCTATCGCGCTGCACGCGGGCTGCTGCCCGCCGCCCGCCACTAGGCTGCCCTAGCCGGCCCCGCGCCGGGCTAGCGTTTTGCACAGCCTCCCTAGCAAAATGCTAGTGCCCGCTCGCGGGTGGCCTGGGGCCGGGCCATGATTTTAGAAAAAATTATCCTTAGTAGCCAGCTGCTTAACTGATTTCCGGAGTCGGTTCCGCGCCCTGGGCCGGGGTTTGCCAGAAAAAGCCGGCTGTGCTTCGCCACCTCATTTTTCGCTCCCCATTATGACACCCATCCTGTTGATTCCGCTGCTCTCTACGGCTGGTATTGGCTTCTTCTGGCTCTTCTACAAGTCAGTCGATTTTTTTGATAACATCTAACCCTACCCCCGCTGCTGCCATGATGCTCGCCCTGCTGCTGCTCTCCCTCGCCACGTTTGGCTACCTCGGCTACGTGCTGCTGAAACCGGAGAAATTTTAACGGGCCGGGGCCGCCGGCTAGCCGCCGGCCACCCCCGCCACTGACTTACTGCCATGAACAAAGAATTACTCGGCATCGCCCTCATTTTTGGGACCACGGTGCTGCTGGCCGTGCCGCTCGGCCGCTACCTGGCTACTATTTACCGAGGCGATAAAAGCTGGTCCGATTTCCTGGCGCCGTTCGAGCGCCTGCTCTACCGCCTCGGCGGCGTGCGCCCCGAGCGCGACATGACCTGGCAGCAGCACCTGCTGGCGCTGCTGGCCATCAATATCGTGTGGTTTGGCTGGGCCATGCTGGTGCTCTGCACCCAGGGCAGCCTACCCCTCAACCCCGACCATAACCCCAGCATGACGCCCGACCAGGCGTTCAATACGGCCATCTCCTTCCTCGTCAACTGCAACCTGCAGCACTACTCGGGCGAGTCGGGCGCCACGTACTTCTCGCAGGCTTTCTGCTTGATGTTCTTGCAGTTCGTGACGGCCGCTACCGGCATGGCCGCCTGCGTGGTCGTCTTCAATGCCCTGCGCGAAGGGGCCAGCGAAAAGCTCGGCAATTTCTACGTGTATTTCGTGCGCAGCATCACGCGGGTGCTGCTACCCCTCTCGCTGGCGGTGGCACTGGTGGTAGCCTTTCAGGGCACGCCCATGACGTGGCAGGCCAAGCAGCCAGTAGTGACCGTGCAGGGCGACAGCACGTTCGTGAGCCGCGGCCCGGCCGCCGCTATGATTGGTATCAAGCAAATTGGTACCAACGGCGGTGGCTTCTTCGGCGTCAACTCGGCCCACCCGCTCGAAAACCCGACCTACCTCACCAATGCCGTGGAGAATGGTGCTATCGTGCTCATTCCCATTGCCATGGCCCTGGCCTTCGGCTACTACCTGCGCCGGCCCCGGCTGGGCTGGATGGTATTTGGGGTGATGACGGCCGGCTACCTGCTGCTGCAAGTGCCCACCGTGTACCTCGAAATGCACGGCAACCCCGCCATCAGCCATATGGGCGTTGACCAAAGCCTGGGCTCGCTCGAAGGCAAGGAAATGCGCCTCGGCGCGCCGGCCTCGGCGCTCTGGGCCATCACCACCACCGTCACCTCCAACGGCTCGGTCAATGCCATGCACGACTCGCTCACGCCGCTTTCGGGCATGAATGCGCTGCTCGGCATGATGACCAACGCCTTCTACGGGGGGGTAGGGGTTGGCTTTCTCAACTTCTTCGTGTTCATCATCGTGGCCGTGTTTATCTCGGGGTTGATGGTGGGGCGCACGCCCGAGTTTCTGGGTAAGAAAATCGAGGCCCGCGAAATGAAAATCGCCGTGCTCATTGCCCTGCTGCACCCGCTGCTCATCCTCGCCGGCACCGCCCTGGCGGCCCACCTCTACGCCCACAACCCCACCGAGCTGGCCGGCTGGCTGGCCAACCCTGGCTACCACGGCTTCTCAGAGATGCTCTACGAGTTCACGTCCTCGGCCGCCAACAATGGTTCGGGCTTCGAGGGCCTCGGCGACAATACGCCCTGGTGGAACATCTCGACGGGGGTAGTGCTGCTGCTGGCTCGCTACCTGCCCATCATCGGCCCGGTGGCCATCGCCGGCATCCTAGCCCGCAAAAAGTTTGTGCCCGAAAGCGCCGGCACCCTGCGCACCGACACCGGCACCTTCGGCATCATGGTCTTCTTCGTGATTTGGATTATCGCCGCGCTGGCCTTCTTCCCGGCCCTGGCGCTGGGTCCGCTGGCCGAGCATTTCACGCTGTATTAAAATTTCCGGTCATGCTGACGAAGGAAGCATCTTATCACGGCTGCCTTCGCCAAAATCAGTTAAATCCAGCGGCGCGGGCGTGATAAGGTCCTTCGCCAGCTCAGGATGACATAACGTTATGGCAACCCAATCCCAATCTCTCTTTCAACCTGCGCTCGTGGCCGAGGCCACCAAGCAGGCGTTCGTGAAGCTCGACCCGCGCAGCATGTTCCGCAACCCGGTGATGTTCACCGTGGAAATCGGCACCGTGGTGATGCTGCTGGTCACCATCGGCCTGCTGCTGAAGCCCGATGCGGCGCAGGGCAGCTTCGGCTACAACTTCACGGTGTTCATCGTCCTGTTTCTCACCCTGCTGTTTGCCAATTTTGCCGAGGCCATTGCCGAGGCGCGTGGCAAGGCTCAGGCCGACTCGCTACGCAAAACCCGCCAGGACACGCCTGCCAAGGTGCGCCAGCCCGATGGCAGCTTCACGAGCGTGAGTTCGGCCCAGCTCCAGAAAGGCCAGGTATTTGTGGTCGAGGCCGGCGAAATTATCCCCACCGACGGCGAGATTATCGAGGGCCTAGCCACCATCGACGAGTCGGCCATCACCGGCGAGTCGGCCCCGGTTATCCGCGAGGCGGGCGGCGATAAATCGAGCGTGACGGGCGGCACCAAGGTGCTCTCCGACCGCATCGTGGTGCTGGTGACTACCGCCCCCGGCGAGTCGTTTCTGGATAAGATGATTGCGCTGGTCGAAGGCGCCTCACGCCAGAAAACGCCCAACGAAATCGCCCTCACTATCCTGCTGGCCGGCTTTACGCTGGTGTTCGTGATTGTGTGCGTGACCCTGCAGCCGTTTGCGGCTTATTCGAAGACGCCCATCGCGGTGGCCTCGTTCATTGCCCTGTTTGTGTGCCTGATTCCGACGACCATCGGCGGGCTGCTCTCGGCCATCGGCATTGCGGGCATGGACCGCGCATTGCGGGCCAACGTCATCACCAAGAGCGGCAAAGCCGTGGAAACGGCCGGCGACATCGACGTGCTGCTGCTCGACAAAACCGGCACCATCACCATCGGCAACCGCAAGGCGACGCACTTCTGGCCCGCGCCCGGCGTGAGCGAGCGTGAACTGGTAGAGGCCGCTACCCTCAGCTCTTTGCACGACGAAACGCCCGAGGGCAAGAGCATCGTGGAGCTGGCCCAGCAGGTGCGCCGCCAGGATGCGGCCGACCTGCAAAAGCGTGCCCAGGGCAGCGAGGCTATCAAATTCACGGCCGAAACCCGCAGCTCGGGCGTGACGCTGGCCGGCGGCGAGCGCATCCGCAAGGGCGCCTCCGACGCCATCCGCACCCTGGCCAACGCCGCCGGCCAAGAGTTTCCCAACGAAACTACCCAGCAGGTAGCCGCGGTGGCCAGCAACGGCGGCACCCCGCTGGTAGTGAGCCAAAACGACCGCATTCTGGGAGTAGTAGAGTTGCAGGACATCATCAAGCCCGGCATTCAGGAGCGCTTCGAGCGGCTGCGCAAAATGGGCATTAAAACCGTGATGGTGACTGGTGACAACCCCCTTACCGCCAAGTTTATCGCCGAAAAAGCGGGCGTCGATGACTTCATTGCCGAGGCCAAGCCCGAGGACAAGATGAAGTACATCCGCAATGAGCAGCAGGGCGGTAAGCTGGTGGCCATGATGGGCGACGGCACCAACGACGCCCCCGCCCTGGCCCAGGCCGACGTGGGGGTAGCCATGAACTCGGGCACCCAGGCCGCCAAGGAAGCCGGCAACATGGTAGACCTCGACAACGACCCCACCAAGCTCATCGAGGTAGTCGAAATCGGCAAGCAGCTGCTCATGACCCGCGGCACGCTCACCACCTTCTCCATCGCCAACGACGTGGCCAAGTACTTCGCCATCGTGCCGGCGCTATTTATGGTGGCCATCCCGGCCCTGGGCGCCCTCAACATCATGGGCCTGAAGTCGCCGCAGTCGGCCATTCTCTCGGCCGTTATTTTCAATGCGCTCATCATCCCGGCCCTGGTGCCGCTGGCCCTGAAGGGGGTCGCCTATACGCCGGTGGGCGCCTCGGCGCTGCTGCGCCGCAACCTGCTCATCTACGGGCTAGGGGGGGTAGTGGTACCGTTCATCGGCATCAAGGTCATTGACTTGGTAGTGGGGGTTTTTCTTTAGGCAACTCTTTAACGCAGAAGTCTTTGGCAATGACGTAGCCTTTGCCGATAAGAAGCAGGTGAAACACTGGAGCAATTGGTGAGACATCGCCAATTCCACCAATGCAATAAGCGGATGCACCATACTCTGCACAAGCCACAATAACAGCTTCTGCAATCGTAACAGGCACGTCTTCCAACAGCATTCCAGACCCATCGAGCAGGTTCTTGCGAAGTATATAATCCCCTCCGAAAGCTCCTTTGCCGAATATCACGCGGTGCCAATCGCGCCAGCCCTGAATGCCAGCTTTGATTTGTTCTTTAATCCTATCTAATAAGCCTTCGGGGTCTTGCGGGCGCGAACTGATGTACACGGTAGTCGAACGGCTGTTGTAATTCAGCAGCAGCGGATGCTCCTTGTGAATGCTAAACTCTCCCCGCAGCCCCGGCTTCAGGCATGCCTCGGCCTTGTCTATAAAATCAATCTGGAACTGCTTGCCAGGCATCGATAAAACGGCAAAGGTTGTCTGCGCTACCTGCACGGTAACCACCTGGTTGTTCGGAATCGGCAGGTCAAGCATACGTCAAACTTACTTAATCCAGTAACTAATCATGAAATCCCAATTCCTTCCCGCCCTGCGCCTGACCCTCGTGATGATGGTGCTGTGCTGCGGCATTTACCCGGCCCTGGTGTGGGCCGCCGCCCGGCTAGCCCCTGGCCGCGGCGAAGGCGTGCAAGTGCGCCAAAACGGCCGCCTCGTGGGCTTCGCCAACGTGGGCCAGCGCTTCGACAAGCCGCAGTATTTCAGCTCGCGGCCCTCGGCGGCCAGCTACCACGCCGACGGCTCCAGCGGCTCGAACAAAGGCCCTAGCAACCCCGACTACCTCAAGGAAGTGCAAGCCCGGCTCGATACTTTTCTAGTGAAAAACCCCGGCGTAGCGTGCGCCGACGTGCCCGCCGAATTGCTCACCGCCAGCGGCTCTGGCCTCGACCCCGACCTCTCGCCCCAGGGCGCGGCGGTGCAGGTGGCGCGCGTGGCGCGGGCCCGCGGGCTAGCCCCGGCGCAAGTGGCCAGCCTGGTGCGGCAGCACACCGAAACCAGCCTGCTCGGCCCCAGTAGGGTGAACGTGCTGCAACTCAACCTGGCGCTGGATGCGCTGCCGGGCCGCTAATCCAGTGCCAGTTATTCTTTCAGCTGCTTCAAAATCATGCGTTTAGCTTATTATTTGCTGACGGCCCTGTGCGCGCTGCCGCTGGCTAGCCAGGCCCAGGCCCTGGCCGATACCGTGCGCCAACCCGGCCGGCCCACCGTGGACGGCTCGAATGGCCGTTGCCTGCCGTCGCCCATCACGGGGCCGTTTCCGGTATCGGAGTGGGATGGCGCGCCCGTGGTCGGGCTGCCGGCTGAGGCGCCCGCGTACCCGCTGCAAAAGGCCCTGGGGCTGAGCAAAAGTCGGTTCAAAATCTACGGCTGGGCCAGCATCGGGGGCAACCTGAGTACCTCGCACGACTCAAACTCGCCTACGGCCTACAACGTGGTGCCCAATACGGTGGTGCTCGACCAGATAATCCTGCGCCTGGAGCGCCAGCCTAATACTGTGCAGACCGACCACGCCGACTGGGGTTTTCTGGTCGATAATATCTACGGCATCGACTACCGCTATACCGTCGCCAAGGGTATTTTCAGCGACCAGCTGCTCACCCATAACAATCTCTACGGCTACGACCCTACCCAGGTGTACGCCATGCTCTACCT
The genomic region above belongs to Hymenobacter sp. BRD128 and contains:
- a CDS encoding ABC-F family ATP-binding cassette domain-containing protein, with the protein product MISISDLDFHFGSRTLYDGASLHIKPKDKIGLVGLNGTGKSTLLRLLVGEYKPDGGSISMSKEVSLGFLNQDLLSYDSHESILTVAMQAFAEALELQKKIDDILLKFETDYTDDLVDKLANLQERFEALGGYTMQSKAEEILEGLGFSTEDLQKPLKTFSGGWRMRVMLAKILLQQPSLLLLDEPTNHLDLPSIKWIENYLAGYEGAVIIVSHDREFLDGTTNTTVEVSGGKLHPYAGNYSFYQEEKVLRTEIQQGAYDNQQAAIKQAERFIERFKASASKAKQAQSRVKALDKLERIEAVAPDAAKVNFKFTFSQQPGRHILRMEHVGKSYGDKLIFRDTHVHIERGDKIALIGANGKGKSTLMRLVAGAETPTAGRHQLGHNVIMAFYAQHQLESLTIDNEIIQEMNEAGSKRNEMELRGVLGSFLFTGDDVYKKIKVLSGGEKSRVALAKTLISEANFLLLDEPTNHLDMQSVNILIQALEQYEGTFIVISHDRYFVEHVATKIWYIEDYQLKEYPGTYHEYEQWQDERAKAAKQNGNAAPAAKAAPKPEPKPDPTPTKTPSPDQKKALREIAEVEANIDKTEKELAVYEKQLADPKIYQNAAQLKDTTLKFEQVKKELARLTDRWEMLAEM
- a CDS encoding sigma-54 dependent transcriptional regulator is translated as MPHATSSETLLLIDDESHLRGITARLLELEGYAVLQAPDAYRGLALLRDYADDIVLILCDVKLPDAHGVELLPRFRQQAPLAEVVLLTAYGTVPDSVRAMKAGAFDYLTKGDSDDQLVVVVARAVAKARLQRRVAELEKQVGQRHTFETIIGHAPALEAAKHLARQVAPTEATVLLEGPTGAGKELFAQAIHRASGRATKPFVAVNCSAFAKDLLESELFGYKKGAFTGAVADKKGLIEEASGGTLFLDEIGELELSLQAKLLRVLESQEYIKVGDTRPTRANVRLIAATNRNLRQEAAEGHFRADLYYRLSVFVVPVPSLAARRTDVPMLAAFYLSHFAARLRRPPLALSAEALAALHAYPWPGNVRELRNVLERAAILTPPGQAVEVAGLPLEVQLAAAPGPASLATEDERSLRNAERQHIRRILLEVNGNKAEAARVLGIAHTTLYRKIQEYGL
- a CDS encoding potassium-transporting ATPase subunit F, with translation MITSNPTPAAAMMLALLLLSLATFGYLGYVLLKPEKF
- the kdpA gene encoding potassium-transporting ATPase subunit KdpA; translated protein: MNKELLGIALIFGTTVLLAVPLGRYLATIYRGDKSWSDFLAPFERLLYRLGGVRPERDMTWQQHLLALLAINIVWFGWAMLVLCTQGSLPLNPDHNPSMTPDQAFNTAISFLVNCNLQHYSGESGATYFSQAFCLMFLQFVTAATGMAACVVVFNALREGASEKLGNFYVYFVRSITRVLLPLSLAVALVVAFQGTPMTWQAKQPVVTVQGDSTFVSRGPAAAMIGIKQIGTNGGGFFGVNSAHPLENPTYLTNAVENGAIVLIPIAMALAFGYYLRRPRLGWMVFGVMTAGYLLLQVPTVYLEMHGNPAISHMGVDQSLGSLEGKEMRLGAPASALWAITTTVTSNGSVNAMHDSLTPLSGMNALLGMMTNAFYGGVGVGFLNFFVFIIVAVFISGLMVGRTPEFLGKKIEAREMKIAVLIALLHPLLILAGTALAAHLYAHNPTELAGWLANPGYHGFSEMLYEFTSSAANNGSGFEGLGDNTPWWNISTGVVLLLARYLPIIGPVAIAGILARKKFVPESAGTLRTDTGTFGIMVFFVIWIIAALAFFPALALGPLAEHFTLY
- the kdpB gene encoding potassium-transporting ATPase subunit KdpB produces the protein MATQSQSLFQPALVAEATKQAFVKLDPRSMFRNPVMFTVEIGTVVMLLVTIGLLLKPDAAQGSFGYNFTVFIVLFLTLLFANFAEAIAEARGKAQADSLRKTRQDTPAKVRQPDGSFTSVSSAQLQKGQVFVVEAGEIIPTDGEIIEGLATIDESAITGESAPVIREAGGDKSSVTGGTKVLSDRIVVLVTTAPGESFLDKMIALVEGASRQKTPNEIALTILLAGFTLVFVIVCVTLQPFAAYSKTPIAVASFIALFVCLIPTTIGGLLSAIGIAGMDRALRANVITKSGKAVETAGDIDVLLLDKTGTITIGNRKATHFWPAPGVSERELVEAATLSSLHDETPEGKSIVELAQQVRRQDAADLQKRAQGSEAIKFTAETRSSGVTLAGGERIRKGASDAIRTLANAAGQEFPNETTQQVAAVASNGGTPLVVSQNDRILGVVELQDIIKPGIQERFERLRKMGIKTVMVTGDNPLTAKFIAEKAGVDDFIAEAKPEDKMKYIRNEQQGGKLVAMMGDGTNDAPALAQADVGVAMNSGTQAAKEAGNMVDLDNDPTKLIEVVEIGKQLLMTRGTLTTFSIANDVAKYFAIVPALFMVAIPALGALNIMGLKSPQSAILSAVIFNALIIPALVPLALKGVAYTPVGASALLRRNLLIYGLGGVVVPFIGIKVIDLVVGVFL
- the kdpC gene encoding potassium-transporting ATPase subunit KdpC, whose amino-acid sequence is MKSQFLPALRLTLVMMVLCCGIYPALVWAAARLAPGRGEGVQVRQNGRLVGFANVGQRFDKPQYFSSRPSAASYHADGSSGSNKGPSNPDYLKEVQARLDTFLVKNPGVACADVPAELLTASGSGLDPDLSPQGAAVQVARVARARGLAPAQVASLVRQHTETSLLGPSRVNVLQLNLALDALPGR